In Coccidioides posadasii str. Silveira chromosome 4, complete sequence, one genomic interval encodes:
- a CDS encoding mitochondrial 37S ribosomal protein bS6m (EggNog:ENOG410PRI7~COG:J~BUSCO:15489at33183), with product MLYELIAIVRPGSLNEVKEIARTAGLQVLRSGGVVRGFTNWGAFRLPHPTTKHQAQYTTGYHFIMRFDSSGPVQQEVRRTLGLDPRMIRFSVVKLGSTLEEIKDVEGKVKWNDRQRLQDHI from the exons ATGCTATACGAACTAATTGCAATT GTCCGTCCGGGCAGTCTCAATGAAGTAAAAGA AATTGCCCGCACCGCCGGTCTCCAAGTCCTCCGCTCCGGCGGCGTCGTTCGCGGCTTCACAAACTGGGGTGCTTTCCGCCTCCCACACCCCACCACCAAGCATCAAGCACAATACACCACAGGCTACCACTTCATAATGCGCTTCGACAGTTCTGGGCCCGTGCAGCAGGAAGTCCGTCGCACGCTGGGGTTGGATCCCCGGATGATCCGATTTTCCGTGGTCAAGTTGGGTTCGACGCTGGAAGAGATCAAAGATGTGGAGGGTAAAGTGAAGTGGAATGATAGACAGAGACTGCAGGACCACATCTAG
- the MGM1 gene encoding dynamin-like GTPase mgm1 (BUSCO:49476at4751~EggNog:ENOG410PFSZ~COG:U~TransMembrane:1 (i80-100o)~BUSCO:1702at33183) yields the protein MSGRLLSRSSALLSRRSALAARRLHHAGGIQSGGLLRTQGNGYYLRARLPSVIRQNWIHNVPAVRTISFARIIPKLAMKLVRVPAMFGGAMIAGLAYLQYQASQAGNYVIDFFKTAGETAGGIASSAIQGIQGVAEQTQRGWERTTEGIELPEWAQKILRLEEHAEKNGGGSGSDGAGGSGGPKKSRIGAAGVAGATTGSALGYDSTDDDVAEGRRAVDEQMMTLTRKMIEIRNMLQRIGQSNSLTLPSIVVIGSQSSGKSSVLEAIVGHEFLPKGLNMVTRRPIELTLINTPNSQAEYGEFPALGLGKITDFSLIQRTLTELNLAVPEKDCVADDPIQLSIYSPHVPDLSLIDLPGYIQVAGRDQPAELKQKISDLCDKYIQGPNIILAISAADVDLANSTALRASRRVDPRGERTIGVVTKMDLVDPDRGASILTDKKYPLRLGYVGIISRIPPTSGLFSRGSGNLTNAIVKNENTYFGNHPQQFGPGAEVLVGTTTLRKKLMRVLEQTMAANLASTRDAVSQELEEATYEFKVQYNDRPLSAESYLAESLDSFKHSFKEFTESFGRPQVRELLKAHLDQRVMDILAQRYWNRPIDDLSPPLPDPDPLTDLPKADPESLYWHRKLDASSSALTKLGIGRLATTVVANALQNRVDDLIACSTFASHPYAQKAIGDATTSILNDRFFSTSDQVENCIKPYKYEIEVDDFEWTKGRENVGKVLKEELKACESALKHVEDSVGKRKLKDVMNFVDKVRRGDVQVEGDGTGGAGGFSAALIQKGREGAFLRDRADIIKMRLLAVRSKQCASKKNKYYCPEIFLDVVADKLTATAVLFLNVELLSEFYYHFPRELDLKLGRHLSDAEVERFAREDPRIRRHLDIIQKKEMLELVLQKIESLRQLEGRSKPNPQQRGSLSKERAKSWRLF from the exons ATGAGTGGGAGACTACTCTCCCGCAGCTCCGCGCTGTTATCTAGGAGAAGCGCTTTGGCCGCCCGACGTCTCCATCATGCAGGCGGTATTCAGTCCGGCGGGCTCCTACGCACGCAGGGAAATGGATATTACCTACGTGCACGCCTCCCCTCGGTGATCCGGCAGAATTGGATACATAATGTCCCCGCCGTGCGGACGATCTCGTTTGCGAGGATCATTCCAAAGTTGGCGATGAAGTTAGTGCGGGTTCCGGCGATGTTTGGTGGAGCGATGATTGCGGGGTTGGCGTATTTGCAGTATCAGGCTTCTC AGGCGGGGAATTATGTCATTGATTTTTTTAAAACTGCTGGCGAAACGGCTGGAGGAATTGCATCTAGCGCTATTCAGGGTATCCAAGGAGTAGCAGAACAGACCCAGAGAGGATGGGAGAGGACGACGGAAGGGATCGAGTTGCCCGAGTGGGCACAGAAGATCCTTCGATTGGAGGAGCATGCTGAGAAAAACGGCGGCGGGTCCGGTAGCGATGGAGCTGGTGGAAGTGGTGGCCCTAAAAAGAGCAGAATTGGTGCCGCTGGGGTGGCAGGCGCGACGACCGGCTCAGCTCTCGGGTACGATTCGACAGACGACGATGTTGCGGAAGGGCGGCGAGCAGTGGACGAGCAAATGATGACTCTGACGAGGAAGATGATCGAAATCCGAAACATGCTTCAACGCATCGGGCAATCAAACTCTCTCACCCTCCCTTCTATCGTTGTTATTGGTTCACAGTCCTCCGGGAAAAGTTCGGTTTTAGAGGCCATTGTTGGACATGAGTTCCTCCCCAAAGGATTGAATATGGTGACGAGGAGACCTATTGAATTGACTCTGATCAATACACCAAACTCTCAGGCTGAATATGGAGAGTTTCCAGCTCTGGGTCTTGGCAAAATCACTGATTTCAGCCTCATCCAGCGTACTTTGACAGAGCTAAACCTGGCGGTACCGGAGAAAGATTGCGTCGCAGATGATCCTATTCAGCTTTCAATATACTCACCCCACGTGCCCGATTTATCTCTTATCGACTTACCTGGTTATATTCAAGTTGCCGGCCGCGACCAGCCGGCGGAACTGAAGCAAAAGATTTCCGATCTTTGTGACAAGTATATCCAAGGACCCAACATCATTCTCGCAATTTCTGCAGCAGACGTTGACCTCGCAAACTCGACAGCACTAAGAGCTAGTCGTCGTGTTGATCCACGAGGAGAACGTACAATCGGAGTTGTTACGAAGATGGATCTTGTCGATCCCGATAGAGGGGCCAGTATACTCACAGATAAGAAATACCCCCTGCGATTGGGATACGTGGGAATAATCTCACGAATTCCTCCTACTTCGGGATTATTCTCAAGAGGTTCTGGTAATTTAACCAATGCCATTGTCAAGAATGAGAATACGTATTTCGGCAACCACCCTCAGCAGTTTGGACCTGGCGCTGAGGTCTTAGTTGGGACAACAACATTGAGAAAGAAATTGATGCGTGTTTTGGAGCAGACCATGGCGGCAAATTTGGCCAGTACACGGGATGCGGTGTCGCAGGAGCTGGAGGAGGCGACATATGAATTCAAAGTTCAGTACAATGACCGGCCCCTGAGCGCAGAGTCGTACCTTGCGGAAAGCCTGGACAGTTTCAAGCATTCATTTAAAGAATTCACTGAAAGTTTCGGCCGCCCACAGGTGCGAGAATTGCTGAAAGCTCATCTAGACCAGCGTGTGATGGATATTCTTGCTCAGAGATATTGGAATCGACCCATCGATGACTTATCACCTCCCCTTCCTGATCCCGATCCCCTTACAGACCTACCGAAAGCCGATCCAGAGTCTCTCTATTGGCACAGAAAGTTGGATGCTTCGTCCTCAGCCTTGACAAAATTGGGGATTGGACGACTGGCCACTACTGTTGTGGCAAATGCGTTGCAGAATCGCGTCGATGATTTGATCGCCTGCTCCACATTTGCTTCACATCCATACGCTCAAAAGGCCATTGGAGATGCCACTACGAGCATCCTGAATGACCGATTTTTTAGCACGAGCGATCAGGTTGAGAATTGTATCAAACCATACAAGTACGAAATCGAAGTTGATGACTTTGAATGGACAAAAGGCCGAGAGAATGTCGGTAAGGTATTGAAAGAAGAGCTAAAGGCTTGCGAATCGGCATTGAAGCATGTTGAAGACTCGGTGGGAAAACGTAAACTCAAAGACGTCATGAACTTTGTTGACAAAGTGCGAAGAGGCGATGTTCAAGTTGAAGGTGATGGTACTGGGGGAGCAGGCGGATTCAGTGCTGCCCTGATACAAAAAG GTCGAGAGGGTGCCTTCCTTCGAGACAGGGCCGATATCATAAAGATGCGGCTCTTGGCTGTTCGTTCAAAGCAATGCGCTTCTAAGAAGAACAAATATTACTGTCCGGAAATATTCCTCGACGTTGTTGCCGACAAACTCACCGCCACAGCCGTCCTTTTCCTCAACGTGGAGCTTCTTTCCGAATTCTACTACCATTTCCCTCGTGAACTGGACTTGAAGCTCGGTCGCCATCTCTCCGACGCAGAAGTTGAGCGATTTGCGCGCGAAGACCCGCGGATTCGTCGTCATTTGGATATAATTCAGAAAAAAGAGATGCTTGAGCTAGTGTTACAGAAGATTGAGAGTTTAAGACAGCTGGAGGGAAGGAGCAAACCGAATCCCCAGCAGCGAGGCTCACTATCGAAAGAGAGAGCGAAAAGTTGGCGTCTCTTTTAG